In a genomic window of Phyllostomus discolor isolate MPI-MPIP mPhyDis1 chromosome 5, mPhyDis1.pri.v3, whole genome shotgun sequence:
- the BNIP3 gene encoding BCL2/adenovirus E1B 19 kDa protein-interacting protein 3, with product MSQSGTPGMQEESLHGSWVELHFSSNGSGGGVPASVSLYNGDMEKILLDAQHESGRSSSKSSHCDSPPRSQTPQDTNRVSETDSHSTGEKNSSQSEEDDMERRREVESILKKNSDWIWDWSSRPENIPPKEFLFRHPKRTATLSMRNTSVMKKGGVFSAEFLKVFLPSLLLSHLLAIGLGIYIGRRLTTSTGTF from the exons ATGTCGCAGAGCGGGACCCCCGGAATGCAGGAGGAGAGCCTGCACG GCTCCTGGGTGGAGCTGCACTTCAGCAGCAACGGCAGCGGGGGCGGCGTGCCCGCCTCGGTCTCGCTCTACAACGGGGACATGGAGAAGATCCTGCTGGACGCCCAGCACGAGTCGGGGCGGAGCAGCTCCAAGAGCTCGCACTGCGACAG CCCGCCTCGCTCCCAGACCCCACAAGACACGAACCGCGTGTCGGAGACGGACAGCCACAGCACGGGGGAGAAGAACAGCTCTCAG tcgGAGGAAGACGACATGGAGAGGCGGCGGGAAGTGGAGAGCATCCTGAAGAAGAACTCGGACTGGATCTGGGACTGGTCGAGTCGGCCGGAGAACATCCCCCCCAA GGAGTTCCTGTTCCGGCACCCCAAGCGCACGGCCACGCTCAGCATGCGGAACACGAGCGTCATGAAGAAGGGCGGCGTCTTCTCGGCCGAGTTCCTCAAGGTCTTCCTGCCGTCCCTGCTGCTCTCGCACCTGCTGGCCATCGGGCTGGG GATCTACATCGGGCGGCGGCTGACCACCTCCACCGGCACCTTCTGA